One window of Methanocalculus alkaliphilus genomic DNA carries:
- a CDS encoding AlbA family DNA-binding domain-containing protein, translated as MYIPISELITQPEGKTLEFKRDLSSPKNILKTIVAFANTAGGHILIGVEDNSHEVIGVPDPLDEEERLCSLIADSIAPRLVPDVELVSIGDKTLLTICVYPSGQRPHFVKREGPFDGVYVRLGSTNRKADQELITELQRSVSGISFDEMPMPDLSSDDLDIEAARRQFRVRKDVSEEEILTLKLLVPVQGKLVPTIGGMLLFGKKREYYFPDAWIQCGRFIGVDKAYIFDHIEIHEHLPDAVESVMLFLKKHAFRGADFSEIRRRDVWSIPLTILREAVINAIVHADYSQKGAPIRVSFFHDRIEIENPGILLPGMTIEDVKQGVSKIRNRVIARVFRELDLIEQWGSGFRRILREAEDLRLPEPQIIEIGMRVRVTVFLSENLDITTIEQVTEQVTEQVTEQVKKLLLSLEEEPLSVKEAMEKLGLNHRPTFMYDYVKPAMSFGFAEMTQPDSPKSPTQKYSLTAKGRAFLRLKQEDTNHGRSNR; from the coding sequence ATGTATATCCCAATATCAGAACTTATTACACAACCAGAAGGCAAAACCCTTGAATTCAAGCGGGATCTCTCCTCCCCAAAGAACATCCTCAAGACGATAGTCGCCTTTGCAAATACTGCCGGTGGCCACATCCTCATTGGTGTTGAAGATAACTCCCACGAGGTGATCGGCGTACCTGATCCTCTGGATGAGGAAGAGAGGCTTTGCAGTCTGATCGCCGACTCCATTGCACCAAGGCTTGTTCCAGATGTCGAGCTCGTCTCTATCGGGGATAAGACCCTCCTTACGATCTGCGTCTATCCAAGCGGTCAGCGGCCACATTTCGTGAAGAGGGAAGGTCCTTTTGATGGTGTGTATGTCAGGCTCGGCTCAACCAACCGTAAAGCGGATCAGGAACTGATCACTGAACTTCAGCGAAGTGTCTCCGGTATCTCCTTTGATGAGATGCCAATGCCCGATCTCTCTTCAGATGATCTTGATATTGAAGCTGCCAGAAGACAATTCAGGGTTCGTAAGGATGTAAGCGAAGAAGAAATCCTCACGCTGAAGCTTCTGGTTCCGGTGCAGGGGAAGCTTGTCCCGACAATCGGCGGCATGCTCTTGTTTGGGAAGAAAAGAGAGTATTACTTCCCCGATGCCTGGATTCAGTGCGGGAGATTCATCGGGGTTGACAAGGCATACATATTCGACCATATCGAGATACATGAACACCTCCCGGATGCGGTCGAGAGTGTGATGCTCTTTCTTAAAAAACATGCATTCAGGGGTGCAGATTTCTCGGAGATCAGGCGTCGCGATGTATGGAGTATCCCTCTCACCATCCTCCGTGAGGCTGTCATTAACGCTATCGTGCATGCCGACTACTCCCAGAAAGGGGCGCCGATCAGGGTTTCTTTTTTTCATGACAGAATTGAAATCGAAAATCCCGGCATTCTCCTCCCGGGAATGACAATCGAAGACGTAAAACAGGGCGTCTCAAAGATACGAAACCGTGTCATTGCCAGGGTCTTCAGGGAGCTTGACTTAATTGAGCAGTGGGGCAGCGGGTTTCGCCGGATCTTACGGGAAGCAGAGGATCTTAGGTTACCTGAACCTCAGATCATAGAGATAGGGATGCGGGTAAGGGTCACTGTATTTCTCTCTGAAAATCTTGACATTACTACAATCGAACAAGTAACCGAACAAGTAACCGAACAAGTAACCGAACAAGTAAAAAAACTACTTCTGTCCCTGGAAGAAGAGCCGCTCAGTGTGAAGGAGGCGATGGAAAAACTCGGACTGAATCATCGTCCGACATTTATGTATGATTACGTAAAGCCTGCAATGAGTTTTGGATTTGCAGAGATGACACAACCGGATTCACCCAAAAGCCCTACACAGAAATACAGTCTGACGGCTAAAGGAAGGGCATTTCTCCGCCTAAAACAGGAAGATACGAACCATGGTCGATCTAACCGATGA
- a CDS encoding nucleotidyltransferase family protein, protein MRQKEKIRQLAAARGAVNIRLFGSVIRGEENPDSDLDILVEFKPGTSLLDHIALIHDLEDLLGRKVDVVSEKGLHWFIRDQILQEAVPL, encoded by the coding sequence ATGAGGCAGAAAGAGAAGATCAGGCAGTTAGCCGCAGCACGTGGAGCGGTTAATATTCGGCTCTTCGGATCGGTAATCCGTGGAGAAGAGAACCCGGATAGTGACCTCGATATCCTTGTTGAATTTAAACCAGGAACAAGCCTCCTCGATCATATTGCACTCATCCATGATCTTGAAGATCTCCTTGGACGCAAGGTGGATGTTGTGAGCGAAAAGGGACTTCACTGGTTTATCCGCGATCAGATTCTTCAGGAAGCGGTTCCATTATGA
- a CDS encoding HIT family protein: MDKQINAMTCPFCDPVPSDIVLANDLAYARYDLYPVSPGHLLLIPFRHVVSFFDATGDEQAALHSLIHAARRLLDERYAPDGYNIGVNIGAAAGQSVMHLHVHVIPRYVGDMEEPKGGVRGVIPGKRGY; this comes from the coding sequence ATGGACAAACAAATCAATGCTATGACCTGCCCCTTCTGCGACCCCGTCCCCTCCGACATCGTCCTCGCAAACGACCTCGCCTACGCCCGGTATGACCTCTACCCGGTCAGCCCCGGCCACCTCCTCCTCATCCCCTTCCGGCACGTGGTCTCATTCTTTGACGCAACCGGAGACGAGCAGGCCGCCCTGCACTCCCTCATCCACGCTGCCCGTCGGCTGTTGGATGAGCGGTATGCCCCCGACGGCTACAATATCGGGGTGAACATCGGGGCGGCGGCCGGCCAGAGCGTGATGCACCTGCATGTCCATGTGATTCCTCGGTATGTCGGGGATATGGAGGAGCCGAAGGGCGGGGTCCGGGGGGTTATTCCGGGGAAGAGGGGGTATTGA
- a CDS encoding HIT family protein — protein MVDLTDDRRICPFCTPAPSDILLANDLAYARFDLYPVSPGHLLAIPFRHVASFFEATATEQAALLSLVHDARRLLDGQYAPDGYNIGVNVGAAAGQSVMHLHLHVIPRYAGDMDDPKGGVRGVIPGRRGY, from the coding sequence ATGGTCGATCTAACCGATGATAGAAGGATCTGCCCCTTCTGCACCCCCGCCCCCTCCGACATCCTCCTCGCAAACGACCTCGCCTACGCCCGGTTCGACCTCTACCCGGTCAGCCCCGGCCACCTCCTCGCAATCCCCTTCCGTCACGTGGCCTCGTTCTTCGAGGCAACCGCAACCGAGCAGGCCGCCCTCCTCTCTCTCGTCCATGATGCCCGTCGGCTCTTGGATGGGCAGTATGCCCCCGACGGGTATAATATCGGGGTGAACGTCGGGGCGGCGGCCGGCCAGAGCGTGATGCACCTGCATCTGCATGTGATCCCCCGGTATGCCGGGGATATGGATGATCCGAAGGGCGGGGTGAGAGGGGTGATCCCGGGGAGGAGGGGGTATTGA